The following coding sequences are from one Gopherus flavomarginatus isolate rGopFla2 chromosome 21, rGopFla2.mat.asm, whole genome shotgun sequence window:
- the VAMP3 gene encoding vesicle-associated membrane protein 3 — MSTSGPGSSSNASGSNRRLQQTQHQVDEVVDIMRVNVDKVLERDQKLSELDDRADALQAGASQFETSAAKLKRKYWWKNCKMWAILIAVVLIIIIIIIVWSVSP, encoded by the exons AT GTCAACAAGTGGCCCTGGAAGCTCAAGTAATGCCTCTGGCAGTAATCGTCGCCTTCAGCAGACACAACACCAAGTAGATGAG GTGGTTGACATCATGAGGGTGAATGTAGACAAGGTGTTGGAACGAGATCAGAAGCTGTCGGAGTTGGATGACCGTGCTGACGCACTGCAGGCAGGAGCTTCCCAATTTGAGACCAGTGCTGCCAAGCTGAAAAGAAAGTATTGGTGGAAAAATTGTAAG ATGTGGGCAATATTGATAGCAGTTGTTctcatcattatcatcatcatcattg TCTGGAGTGTGTCCCCGTGA